The Micromonospora siamensis genome contains the following window.
CGCCGCGCCCACCTCGCCGCCGCCCGTCAGCAGCGACAGCACCCCGGCCGGCAGCACGCCGTCCAGTGCCTTCGCCAGCAGCCAACCGGTCGCCGGGGTCCGCTCGCTCGGCTTGTAGAGCACCACGTTGCCGGTGACCAGGGCGGCGCCGAGCAGCCCGCAGGAGACCGCCACCGGGTCGTTCCACGGGGTGATCGCGGCGACCACCCCACGCGGCTCCGGCGCCATGAAGTCGATCGCGTCGGCGCTGCCGTGCAACGTCCGGCCGCCGCGCAGCGGCGCCAGCTCGGCGTACTGGCGCAGCGTGCCGATGCCCGCCTCGACGCCGCCCCGGGCGTCGCCCAGTGGCTTGCCCATCTCGGCGGTGACCGCCTCGGCCAGCTCGTCGGTCATCGCCGCCACCGCGTCCGCGGCGCGGTGCAGCGCCGCCGCGCGTTCCGCCGCCGGCGTCACCGCCCACTCCGCGGCGACGCCGCGCGCCGCCTCCACCGCCTTGGCCACCTCGTCCGGCGTGGCCACTCCGACGGTGCTGACCGGGGAGCCGTCGGCCGGGTCGTGCACGACCAGTTCGCCCCCTTCGCCGCCCGCGCCCCACACTCCACCGATGAGCTGCTCAACCCTGTACATGCGGCAGTGGATGCCCCCGCTCCGGCGAGGCAAACGCGTTTCGCCCGGTAACCGGCCGGGTAGGCGGATCGGATGACGTCGCCCGCCATCCCGACCGGTTCCGCCCTCCCGACCGGTGCGGAGAGCGTCGATGCCATCGTCGTCGGCGCCGGCCACAACGGCCTGGTCGCGGCGAACCTGCTGGCCGACGCCGGCTGGGAGGTGCTGGTGCTGGAGGCCACCGAGGCCCCGGGCGGCGCCGTCCGGTCGGCCCAGGTCACCGCCCCCGGTTACCTCAGCGACCTCTACAGCTCCTTCTATCCGCTCGGCTACGCCTCCCCGGTGCTGGCCGGGCTGGACCTGGACCGGTACGGCCTGCACTGGACCAACTCCCCGGACGTGCTGGCGCACCTGCTGCCCGACGGACGGGCCGCGGTGATCAACCGGGACCTGGACACCACCGCCGCCTCGCTGGAGAAGTTCGCCCCGGGCGACGGCGACCGCTGGCGGCACGCGTACGCCGACTGGCGCGAGGTCTCCGGGCCGATGCTGGACACCATCACCAGGCCCTTCCCGCCGGTGCGCGGCGGGGTGGAGCTGCTGCGCCGGCTGCGGGTCGGCGGCGCGCTGCGGCTGGCCCGCCGGCTGGTCGTCCCGGTCCGCAAGCTCGGCGACGAGCTCTTCGAGGGCGAGGGCGGCCCCGCGCTGCTGGCCGGCTGCGCGCTGCACACCGACCTGTCCCCCGAGGAGGCCGGCTCCGGCGTGTACGGCTGGCTGCTGGCCATGCTCGGCCAGGAGGTCGGCTGGCCGGTGCCGGTCGGCGGCGCCCAGAAGATCACCGACGCGCTGGTGGCCCGGCTGACCGAGCGGGGCGGGCGGATCCTCTACGGCGCCCGGGTCGACCGGGTGCTCACCGCCCGGGGCCGCGCCATGGGGGTACGGACGGCCGGCGGCAGCCGCTGGCGGGCCCGCCGCGCGGTGCTGGCCGACGTGCCGGCCCCCGCGCTCTTCCTCGACCTGGTCGGCGCGGACGCCCTGCCGCCCCGGCTGGTGGAGGACCTGGCCCACTTCAAGTGGGACGGCTCCACCCTCAAGGTCGACTGGGCGCTCTCCGCCCCGGTGCCGTGGACCAACCAGGAGGTGGCCACCGCCGGCACCGTGCACCTCGGCGCCGACCTCAACGGGCTGACCAGCTATTCCGGCGCGCTGGCCCGGGGCGAGGTGCCCCGCGACCCGTTCCTGCTGGTCGGGCAGATGTCGGTGGCCGACCCGAGCCACTCGCCGCCGGGCACCGAGTCGCTCTGGTCGTACACCCACCTGCCGTTCCGGCGGACGTGGCGGGCCGAGGACCTGGCCGGGCACATCGAGCGGATGGAGGAGGTGCTGGAGGCGGCGGCCCCCGGCTTCCGCTCGCTGATCGTCGGGCGGCACGTAGCCAGCCCGGCCGACCTGGAGAACGGCGACCCGAGCCTGGTGGGCGGCGCGCTGGGTGGGGGCACCGCGGCCGCGTACCAGCAGCTCTTCCTGCGGCCGGTCCCCGGCCTGGGCCGGGCGGACACCCCGGTGGACCGGCTCTACCTGGCCAGCTCCTCCGCGCATCCCGGCGGCGGGGTGCACGGGGCCCCCGGGGCCAACGCCGCCCGGGCGGCGTTGGCCCGCGACCGGGCGCTCACCGGCGGCCTGTACAAGGGCGTGATCGGCGCGGCGAACCGGGCCGTCTACCGCTGACCGGCGGGTTCGCGCCGGTCAGCGGGTCGGCGAGACGGTGCCGGCCGTTCAGCCGGGCAGGTTGCGGTGCCGGCTGCGCAGCTTGAACGGCATCAGGGCGCTCTCCACCTTGGTGGCGGTGGTCATCTTCGACAGGCCGTCGCGCCGCTCCTCGAAGCGGATCGGCACCTCGAGGATGGTGTGCCCGAGCTTGGTGGCCAGGTAGTGCATCTCCACCTGGAAGCTGTAGCCGTTGGACTGGACCCGGTCCAGGCCGATGTCGCGCAGCGCGTCGGCCCGCCAGATCTTGAACCCGGCCGTCAGGTCGCGGATCCGCACCCGCAGCAGGGTGTGCACGTAGAGGTTCGCCCAGCCGCTGAGCGCCCGGCGGTAGAGCGGCCAGTTCTCGTCCAGCTGCCCACCGGGCACGTAGCGGGAGCCGATCACGACCCCGGCCTGGGTGGAGAGCAGCGCGCCGAGCATGCCGGGCAGCGCCTCCGGCGGGTGGGACAGGTCGGCGTCCATCTGCGCGACGTAGTCGGCGCCGCCGTCGAGGGCGCGGCCGATGCCATCGACGTACGCCCGACCCAGGCCCTCCTTGCCGGGCCGGTGAACGACCTCGATCCGGTCCGGGTGCTCGATGGCCAGCTTGTCGGCCACCTCACCGGTGCCGTCGGGGGAGTTGTCGTCGGCGACGAGCACCTTCAGCCCGGGCAGCGGCAGGGCGAGGAGCCGCTCGACCAGCACCGGGAGGTTGCCCGCCTCGTTGTAGGTCGGAACGACGACGGTCAGGCGCGCGTCCCGCCACGGCGAGGGCAACTGCACGGGTTCGATCATGGCGATATCCTCGGTTTGCCGACAGGGTTCCCTGAGAGGGTAGCCACTGGCCCGGTGGCCCGCGGCCCAGGCTCCCCGTACGCACCGTATCCGCGGCTCGCCGCCCGCCCCACGGGCCGGGCGGCGGGTCACTCCTGCGGCTTCTGCCGCACCGCGATGTCGGAGAGCCGACGCAGCGTCTCCTTGTTCCGCTGGTGCAGCACCAGGTCGTTGAGCTTGTTGCGGAACCAGCGCAACGGCCCGGCGGCGAAGTCCTCGCCGAGCCGGACCCGGGTGGCGCCCGCGCCGACCGGCTCCAGCGCGAACGAGACGATCGCCTCACCCGCGGGCCAGAGCCCGGCGCGCAGCACCAGCCGGTGCGGCGCGTCGCAGAGCAGCACCGTCGAGGCGTCCTGGAGAGAGAGGGGCCACGGGCCGGCCCGGTGGTGCAGCTGGGTGCCGACGCGCGGCCAGTCCGGGTCCACGTCGCGGACGTGCGCCGTGCCCACCACCCAGTCGCTGTACGTCCACCCGTCGGAGAGCACCT
Protein-coding sequences here:
- a CDS encoding phytoene desaturase family protein, which translates into the protein MTSPAIPTGSALPTGAESVDAIVVGAGHNGLVAANLLADAGWEVLVLEATEAPGGAVRSAQVTAPGYLSDLYSSFYPLGYASPVLAGLDLDRYGLHWTNSPDVLAHLLPDGRAAVINRDLDTTAASLEKFAPGDGDRWRHAYADWREVSGPMLDTITRPFPPVRGGVELLRRLRVGGALRLARRLVVPVRKLGDELFEGEGGPALLAGCALHTDLSPEEAGSGVYGWLLAMLGQEVGWPVPVGGAQKITDALVARLTERGGRILYGARVDRVLTARGRAMGVRTAGGSRWRARRAVLADVPAPALFLDLVGADALPPRLVEDLAHFKWDGSTLKVDWALSAPVPWTNQEVATAGTVHLGADLNGLTSYSGALARGEVPRDPFLLVGQMSVADPSHSPPGTESLWSYTHLPFRRTWRAEDLAGHIERMEEVLEAAAPGFRSLIVGRHVASPADLENGDPSLVGGALGGGTAAAYQQLFLRPVPGLGRADTPVDRLYLASSSAHPGGGVHGAPGANAARAALARDRALTGGLYKGVIGAANRAVYR
- a CDS encoding polyprenol monophosphomannose synthase, whose amino-acid sequence is MIEPVQLPSPWRDARLTVVVPTYNEAGNLPVLVERLLALPLPGLKVLVADDNSPDGTGEVADKLAIEHPDRIEVVHRPGKEGLGRAYVDGIGRALDGGADYVAQMDADLSHPPEALPGMLGALLSTQAGVVIGSRYVPGGQLDENWPLYRRALSGWANLYVHTLLRVRIRDLTAGFKIWRADALRDIGLDRVQSNGYSFQVEMHYLATKLGHTILEVPIRFEERRDGLSKMTTATKVESALMPFKLRSRHRNLPG
- a CDS encoding SRPBCC family protein, coding for MAIVEKVIQAPPEQVFKVLSDGWTYSDWVVGTAHVRDVDPDWPRVGTQLHHRAGPWPLSLQDASTVLLCDAPHRLVLRAGLWPAGEAIVSFALEPVGAGATRVRLGEDFAAGPLRWFRNKLNDLVLHQRNKETLRRLSDIAVRQKPQE